The following are encoded in a window of Dysidea avara chromosome 4, odDysAvar1.4, whole genome shotgun sequence genomic DNA:
- the LOC136253777 gene encoding zinc finger BED domain-containing protein 4-like, translated as MRRHLESKHGDEYATLAAKEKELTKEKDGNNKTSSAGSSSQPTIIDALMKSQPFSFDHPRAKEITKKVGEMIALDSEPFNVVNHTGFSRLLKVLEPRYQLLSDKYFAETLIPEMYCKVSLKLKDVLVSTSHISITTDVWSSVAQDSYISLTCHYVTEEFTQKQLCLHVAPFNDRHTGEHIGNMMNKCLEEWDVSGKVHVIVRDNGSNFVSGLRDAGLPSIPCLAHTLQLVVKDGCLAQPAVVELTAKARKLVGHYKHSNVALQSLLRMQEQLGLSPKRLIQDEATRWNTTFYMLERLIELKVAITATGVELEVPIELSSSHWALAEKTVKILQVYEEATREASGNYATAGVVIPVVNSIMRSLEVFDSDSGVMKMKREMLKSLKERYRHMESNEYYAIATLLDPRFKQKVFSSSTSAALAKQMLIAAHEALEREEERIPKRPRLESDSSAINKKKSSLLWKFCDELMDENSETESSPESTQSVVDAYLKEATQPRKSDPLSYWKRNQENLPHLTNLAMRYLCAPPASVASERLFSTAGNICTELRNRLSPTKVEYLLFLNKNLPALDYDY; from the coding sequence ATGCGGCGCCATTTGGAGAGTAAGCATGGAGACGAATACGCAACACTTGCAGCGAAAGAAAAGGAGTTGACAAAAGAGAAAGATGGTAATAATAAGACTAGTAGTGCTGGGAGTAGTAGCCAGCCAACGATTATTGACGCATTAATGAAATCACAGCCATTTTCGTTTGATCATCCTAGAGCTAAAGAGATCACAAAGAAAGTAGGTGAGATGATTGCTCTAGACAGTGAGCCTTTCAATGTGGTAAATCACACTGGTTTTTCACGATTGCTGAAAGTATTGGAGCCACGATACCAACTCCTTTCAGACAAATATTTTGCTGAAACCCTAATTCCTGaaatgtactgtaaagtcagcTTGAAATTAAAAGATGTTCTTGTTTCCACATCCCACATTAGCATCACTACTGATGTTTGGAGTTCTGTCGCTCAAGATTCATACATTAGTTTAACATGCCATTATGTAACAGAGGAATTTACCCAGAAACAGTTGTGCCTTCATGTAGCGCCTTTTAATGATCGCCACACTGGCGAGCATATTGGTAATATGATGAACAAATGTTTGGAAGAATGGGATGTGAGTGGTAAAGTTCACGTTATTGTGAGAGATAATGGGAGCAATTTTGTGTCTGGATTAAGAGATGCTGGCTTACCTAGCATTCCGTGTCTGGCTCATACATTACAGTTGGTAGTCAAAGATGGGTGTTTGGCTCAACCAGCCGTAGTGGAGCTTACAGCAAAGGCTCGCAAACTGGTTGGACACTATAAACATTCCAATGTAGCCCTTCAGTCCCTCTTGAGAATGCAAGAGCAGCTAGGCCTGTCTCCAAAGAGGCTAATACAAGATGAAGCCACAAGGTGGAACACAACTTTTTATATGCTTGAAAGGCTAATAGAATTAaaggtagctattacagcaacagGTGTAGAGCTTGAAGTTCCTATTGAATTGAGCAGCTCACATTGGGCTCTAGCAGAGAAAACTgtcaaaattcttcaagtttacGAAGAAGCTACTCGGGAAGCAAGTGGCAACTACGCAACAGCAGGTGTCGTTATACCAGTGGTCAACAGCATAATGAGGTCCCTTGAAGTCTTTGATAGTGATAGTGGTGTAATGAAAATGAAGAGGGAGATGTTAAAATCACTAAAGGAACGCTACAGACACATGGAATCGAATGAATATTATGCTATTGCTACTCTGCTTGATCCTAGATTCAAACAAAAAGTATTTTCGTCATCAACCTCAGCAGCTCTTGCAAAGCAAATGCTTATTGCTGCACATGAGGCATTGGAAAGAGAAGAAGAGCGCATCCCCAAACGTCCAAGACTAGAATCAGACAGCAGTGCTATTAATAAGAAGAAATCGTCTCTACTGTGGAAGTTTTGTGATGAACTTATGGACGAAAATTCAGAGACTGAAAGTTCCCCAGAATCTACGCAGTCAGTAGTTGATGCTTACTTGAAGGAGGCAACCCAGCCAAGAAAGTCTGACCCTCTTTCGTATTGGAAGAGAAATCAAGAAAACTTACCTCACTTAACTAATCTGGCTATGCGCTACTTGTGTGCTCCACCTGCCAGTGTTGCTTCTGAAAGACTATTTAGCACAGCAGGTAACATATGTACTGAACTTCGTAATCGACTTTCACCAACAAAAGTTGAATACTTACTTTTTCTTAACAAAAATTTACCAGCTCTGGACTATGATTATTAG